The genomic stretch CTCCTGTATAGCACTTATCCAATCCCTCTACGATTTCATAGTTATGATAAACCTCTTTACTCCCCCTGTACACTCCCTCTACTGGATAATGCTCATGGCCATCTCCGTGCCTGATATAACCAAAATACTGGTCAAATCCGACTTTCAGCGGATGAGTGGGCCAATCTGGCCCTTCTCCCTTACCTTGAAGTCCCCATTTCCCCACTGCTACGGTTGCATAACCGGCTGCTTTTAGAACATCGGCCATCGTATGGTTTTCGCCTATTTCTTTGTCAAACTGGTTATCACGCACATGCGCATGACCTTGGTTTACTCCCATCAGGATGGAAGCCCTGGAAGGAGCACATACAGGCGCTGCTGTATAATGATCGGTCATCATGGCACCTTCTTGAGCCATATTATCCAAATGCGGTGTCATAATCCAAGGCTCACTTCTGTCATTTCGCCCTTTTCGTTCATTTTGGAAGAAAACCCCTATGTCGCCATACCCCAAATCATCGACCAATATGAAAATGATATTTGGCTGTTGTTCGGGTTGGCCTTTTGCAGGCAAAATCAATTTGGACAATACTATTAAAAACAGAAAGAAACTTCTCATTGGAGGTATAAAGTTATTATTGGGCAATATGTTTAGTAATTTCAAGCTATTGGCAAATTTTCATTTCGTCAGAATACGAAGATAAATATTTTCGACTTCTTACCATTTAAAGATAATATAAATATAGGTAACCCAGCACAATTCAGCTAATTAATACAATTAGCTGTCCTTTTTGGACCACTTTTTAAAAGTTCATTTCTTCAAGGAGCTTTTGATGTCAACAGGTCTTCAAAAAGTATAACATCCTTAATCTCAATTAACAAAAGGAAACCAGTCAAGATTATAAATGTATCTTCAGTAGAATACTGTTTTAAAAAATGAGTTAAATCACGTGGTAAATCAACTTTTTTATTACATCTTGGATTATGGTAATCAACAGTACCTCAAACCTTTAAAATAGAATTATTCATTTCACAAAATGAAGGCACTTCACCACCCCATTTATAAACATTCAAAGGGTTCTTGCCGGATTAATATTTAAACCGTAAGAATTGAATGAGCAAAAACAACTTTAATAAGCAGGACAATACCGCCAAACTGAAACTCTTATCGCTGGTAAGCCATGAGATAAGAACACCCCTTCATGGCATTATCGGGCTTACAGAACAGCTGCAGGACACCCCACTTTCCGATGATCAAAAATCCTTGGTGGATCACCTGATTCATACAGAGAGAATTTTGATGAATCTAATAAATGATGTCCTGGATTATTCCAAACTTAAAAGCGCTGCTTTTGACATAAAGCTCAAACCAGCCAGTGTCCATACCATTCTAGATGAATTAAAGACCCTTTTTGCACCTCTGGCAGCCCAAAAATCATTGGACCTTGAAGTCAATATAGAGGTGGGGGCTGAATATGTTTTAGTGGATAATTTAAGGCTAAAGCAAGTCCTTTCCAATCTAATCAATAATGCCTTAAAATTTACTGATTCAGGGTACATTAGGCTTGAATGTAAGCAGACTACTTCAACGAACAGCGATGGACATCCCATGTTTCGATTTACCGTCGAAGATTCCGGTTCTGGAATTCCAGAAGGTAAGGAAACTAGTATTTTCGAAGCTTACGGACATTCCTCGGAAAGCCATAATAAAAATGGAACAGGACTTGGGCTGGCCATTTCTAATATGATCCTAAACAATTTGGGAAGTGAGCTGCATTTGTCAAAGCCATCAGCTTCTGACACTGGTGCTATTTTTTATTTTGATCTTGCGATGGAGCCTACGGAAACAGCTCCTCATACCAAGAAGGAACAACTAACTCACCAGTTTGAAGGCACGCGAGCCCTGTTGGTAGATGATGATCCCCTCGTCCAGAAGATTACTACTGCCATGCTTGAAAAAGAAGGCATTTCCGTAAAAACATCCTTATCTTTTAAAAGTGCCTTAGATTGCCTTTCCCAAGTCCAGCCTGAACTGATATTCATAGATTTGGTCTTAGGAGAAACCGACGGCGCAGAACTGCTTGGTTATCTAAAAGAAAGCGGGATCCATTCAGCCTCATTTATCTGCATGACCGCCTCCGAAAACAGTAAGGATGAAATACTAAAATTGGGATTTGATGCAGTGCTCAGAAAGCCCTTTAATCGTAGGGCACTCACAAGAGTGCTCTCCCAGCTCTCGAAATAGGGATATAAACAAAAATTGGGGAATAAACTAGCCCTCTGTCCCTAAATCAACACTTTGGTCATCAGAAAAAATCCCCGCCAGCCTACTTTTTTGGTACACTAGCGGGGTTGCTATTAGTCAGTCAGATAAAAAAATTACAAACCTATTTTTTAATACTTTGTGTGGCACATCGCCAGATAAATTCATAAGAAGCACCAAAATGCTCACCGGATGTTTCTTCCGTATCCACTGCCTCTACGATATATTGGCCTTTCCATGGCGTTTCTACTACTATTTCGCCATTGGTGTCTGTTGTATATTCCTTGGACCAACCAGTAGGACCATCCACTGCCACTGTTACGCCTTCTTTGGCTTCACCTTTAAACAGGACTTTGAAGTGAAGTGGGTTTTTGAGTCCCCCTTTATCAGGCGAAGTCATCACCAAGGCCAAATCCGTTTTCGGACCTTCTACTGAAGTTTCTTTAGCTTTACCCACCCACACTTGGGAAGCGGTATTGAACTGATAAATATATTCACCTCCTAAATCCTTGGCTGAATGGCCAATCTGAAGTCGATATACACCGTCCATGCTTGGTGTAAAGCTAGCATTAAAGTGATCCGAAGATGGTGAAGTTTCCAATAGCGTCTTATTTCCTTGGGGATCGATCAGCCATAACTCAAATTCTTTCACGTCCGAGTACCAATCATCCACCTTTTCGATCACCCCTTCTCCGTATTCACCATAAAAGATTTTCACTTGTTGTTCCTTGCCTTTTTTGCCATCCACTGCTGTTTCGATCCATAAGGCATGCGCCGTGGCCAATCCAAGGTTGGCAAAAATCGCCAAGGCAAATAGAATACTAAATTTCGTTTTCATCTTTTTAATTGTCTTTTTAAGTTATTTTTTTAATAAATCCTCAATCTGAAACTGCACCTGAGCGTCGCTAAGGCAACTCTTTAATCTATAGAACTCTTCTTCCATTAGGGTAAACTGGATATCCATGTGATAGGTTTCGATCACGATCCTGTCCACTCCATCATAAAACGGACTATGGTCGCCTTCAAATGATAAATCATCAATGTAGCGACAAAACCCGGTAAAATCCACCTTACTAAAACTCAACATGCACTGGCCGTACATCAATCCTATCCTTCCACAATGCTCACATCTGGTCAGGATAAAATTGTTCTTCATCAATATGACTTCCGGATTACAGTAATTCATGCGATCTTCAGTTTGATAAAAAATCCAATTGGTGCCTGATGTGGTAAGGTTCACAAGTTACTTGCATGTACCCGATTGCGCAGAACATAACCACACAGGACTTAATTTTTTGTTCAATATTTATATAAAAACTACGGGAATTTCCTGTCCTTTCAGGCGGCTAACACCCGAAAGGACAGGTACCCTAAATTTAGAATTTAAACCCTACACTTAGACGAGCATTTCTTGGGGCTTCTGCTTGGTAATAATAATAAGCAGCATAAGCAGAACCTGAATAGAGATACTCGTTCAAGATATTAAATACATTGGCGCGAATGGTCAGGTTTTCATTTTCCCAAGACAATCCACCGTCAAGCTTGAAGTAATTTGGGAGGGCCAATTGGTTATCACCAGGCCAGTTCCAAGTGGTTCTATCAGCCTGATAAGTAAATCCAGCTGAAACACCAAAACCTTCAAGGACTCCATTTTGGATGGAATAGGTTAACCAGCCATTGGCAATGTGCTTGGCAAATCCTGGTACTGGACTTCCCACCTGAGAAAATTCTCCAGTCCGCTCATCATCGGTAATTTCAGAATCAGTATAAGCATAGTTTGCAGTTACGATCAATCCCGGAATAATCTCTCCCCTTGCATCAAATTCCACGCCTTGAGTTGTGGTCTGGGTCAAAAGAGAGTATTGGGCTGTTGGATTTTCCGGATCGGAAACCATTTGGTTATTCTTAAAAATCCTGTAGAGTGACAGTCCAGTACTCCATTTTCCGTTGAAGAATTCCCTCTTTGCACCAAATTCTACATTATTTCCAGTGATTGGTTTTACAGGATCTCCACTTTTCAACACCCCTGTCTGAGGAACAAATGCCTGATCATATAGGGCGTAAACCGATGTTTGATCATCAATAGAATAGCTCAAACCAACTCTTGGCGTAATTCTGCTATCCTCATCTACGGCGCCATAGGAATTTTGGTTAACATAAGTATATCTACCTGCCAACGTCAAGCGTAGGGCATTGTCAAAGAATCCCAGCTCATCCTGAACATAAAAACCACTGTAAGACTGGGTAATAGCAGTAGTATTGGCTCTTTGTCTCAAACTCTTACTACGATTAAATTGCGGAAGACCGTTTACAGGTACACCATAAACTGGATTGTTCATATTAAAATACCCACCATTGGCAGAATCCAACTGGTGCGATTGACTCCAATCAGCGATGTATTCTTTTGTTCCGACATCAAATCCTGCCAAAATCCTGTGATTTACAGCACCGGTTTTCACCTCACCATTTACATAGACTTGCCCAAAAGCATTTTCATTCAAAGCATCCCATATTGATACGTACCGGACAAGATTGGCCTCTTCATCCACAGAATTCAGCCACATGGAGCTTCCTTCCTGTTGATAATTAAAATAAGCCAATTGTGCAGTCACTTTCCAATTGTCACTGATATCATGCTGTAAATTGGCCATGACACTGTGGTCATCGATTTTGGTAGGATCCAAACCAGGCTCTGCAATGGTAAAACTTTGGTCATAAATACCATATCCCTCTGTGGAGAACACATAGGCAGAACCCACATTTGACATATTTACATGCTGGTAAACATACTCAAGGGTCAATTTCGTTTTTTCGTCCAGCTGATAGCTTAGCACAGGAGCCACGCTATATCGATCAGTGAAGGTGTAATCTTGAAAGGAATTCTGGGTCTGCCCCATGACGTTCAGGCGATAAAGGAGTTTTCCATCCTTGCTCAATTTACCGTCCAAGTCCAGGGTTCCCCTGTACAAGTCATAGCTTCCCATTGTTAAATTTACTTCCCCTCGGCTTACCCCTGTTGGCTTTTTGGTTACGACATTGTAAATGCCACTAGGCTCACCATTGGACATCATAAATCCTGCAGGACCTTTTACAAACTCAATAGTTTCCACAAAACTCATGTCTTCATTCAAAGGCCCCCAGTTTGAGGTTACGTTCATGCCATTTCTGAAGGCTCCAGCGCGAGATCCACGCATATTTACACGGGCATAGAGGTTTCCCCAGTGCTCTAAACGCGTAGCACCACTTACATTTCGCAATACCCCATCACTCATATCGATTACCTGCTGATCTTTTAAGGCCTGCGCTGTGACCACCTGGATATTCTGTGGTACTTCGATCAATTCTTCATTTAAGCGAAGACTTCCTGATGGCTCGTCTACTTTATATTCACTTCTTTCACCTGTAACGGTTACTTCTCCCAGTTCAGACTCTGTTTCTTTCAGGATAATGGTGCCGAGCGCGGTGGACTGTCCATTCTGCACAATAATGCGCTTGTACACTGTGGCATGACCTACGGCAGAGATATCCAAGGTATAGCTACCAGCAGGAGCCGAAAATTCAAAACGTCCATCCTCACCGGATGCGGCTCCATAAGAAGTCCCTTCTAAAATTACAGAAGCATAAGGTAAAGGTTTGCCTGCTTCATTCTTAACATATCCATTGATAGTTCCTCTAGATTGAGCCATCACCAATTGGCCAATCCCTAGTAAAATCAAGACAAGTACAATTCGTTTCATTTATCTTATTTAGATTAATTTTAATTAAGAACAAAAGTAAGCTGCAAAACCGTAACATCTAAATTATTTAGAATGATTTTAAATATATTTTATCAATAGGTTTATAATTTCAATAGAAAACTCCTAACTCTCTCAAGCTTACCATCCATATCTGTAACAATTTTATATAAACCCTTTCTACCAATAGATAACTCCTTCATAATCAAAACCAGCTACTGGTACTACTAATAAATACTTAGCATTCTATGAACAAAAAAAATGATGGAGAGCTTTTATATGATAAGTTGGGCAATTAGTAAAATGTGTATTCGCAATGTTGCGCGTAACCAAATTCAATACTGTTTTTGCTATATTAATCTTTCCTACTTTTTATTCAGGTATTGGACTGATTTTCAGAGAGCTTCATGAATGCTTCGCATTTCCATTGATGAAAAGGACCAAAAATCCAGTCCGATGGTGAGCCCTTTAAATTGGGAAGGACAAGTTTTCCAGTGAGGACAATACGTTACCCAATTTAATTTAAGAAAACTGCTCCGGCCTGAAAATGAACGGCCTGCTCATTTATCTTAAACCAGTCTCACCAAGGGACTTCCTTAACTTTCCAAATCGAATTTTGTAATTGTACCGCTACGTGTAAAATTACCGATAGTCATTATTAGTAATAAGTCTTGGTCACATAAATAATTATTTATTAATCACACAATAGTAAAACTACTTAAAAAGGGTTATTTGCTTTATTACAATTATTTAGTAACTTGTTATAAAATTCGTTTTTATACATTTATAAAACATTTTAATCGAATTATAATTCAAAAAATAAAACACTTACCAACTCAAATTATAAGTATAAATCAATACAACCACCTACTAAATAATGTCATATGAGCTCCATAAAATACCGTCCTGAAATTGATGGATTAAGATCTATTGCAGTTGTACCGGTTATTTTGTTTCATCTAGGCCTAAGCTGGATTACAGGAGGCTTTTATGGTGTAGATGTTTTTTTTGTCATTTCAGGTTACCTAATCACTTCCATTATCGTCAAAAACTTAGATTCAGGTAAATTTACATTTCAAGACTTTTGGCTAAGACGGGTAAGGCGTATCATGCCCGCTCTCATCGGAGTCATCCTCTTCTGTTTTTTAGTCTTTCCTTTTTTAATTTATGAAGGTGATATCAAGTATATGGTACTGGATGGATTTGCTGCGTTATTCTCTGTGGCAAACTTTAATGCTTATATCAATTTAGGTGATTATTGGGGAGGTAGAGCAGAAACTTCCTTCTTTCTCCATGCCTGGTCATTATCCGTAGAAGAACAGTTCTATTTGGCATATCCTCTGATACTTTTTTTGCTCCATAAATGGGGACAACCATTTCTCAAATGGGTAATTGCCATTGTGATACTGAGCTTTGGACTATATTGTTATGGTGTGTTTTTTGAGATGAAAGCTTTCCCATTCAATGCGCTTTCAAGTAATTCCGTAACCTTTTACATGATCCCATCTAGAGCTTGGGAACTTGGCATAGGTTGTATTACGGCACTCTTGGTGAAAGCTGGACATCGAGAAAAATATGACCAAAAAACAAAAGCGATTTGTTCCCTGATCGGGCTGATGCTAATCGTATCATCTTACCTCATTCCTACGGATGGTGATGTGAGTTTGATTGCGTTATTACCTACTGTTGGAACTGGTCTATTTATCTTCTTTGCTAATAATGAGGTTTTTGCAGGAAAAATCCTCAGCAATAAGCCGATTGTATTTATTGGAAAAATTTCATACTCCCTGTATTTGTGGCACTGGCCATTTTGTGTTCTCTTTCACAAATACCTTTCCATCAAATATGCAATTTCTGAAACAGTCTCATCTGTTCTAATTATACTTCTAACCACCATATTTTCCATTCTTTCCTATTATTTGATAGAGGAACGAACCCATCATTACAATAATGCAGCAAAATTGGTCGGTGGACTGGCAATTACGATACTTTGCTTTGGTGGACTATACATGCAGGTGATATTCAAAGACCTCCAAGCTCCTTTCAATTATGTAGATCATTATTTCAACTATTACAGCATCAACCCTGAATTGTTTCACAAACGTTCTGATAGTATAGAGGTAGACGATAAGGACATGAAAGTAAATCACTACCTAACATCGAGAAAATCACCAGAATATAATAAAGGAGGGTTGATAATCGGCAATCCTGAAATAGAAAATCCTGAAATAGTGGTCATTGGAGATTCACATGGATGTGGTTGGGGAAAAGTTCTTAATGAAATATCCGACAGCCTAAAGACCAAGACAACGTTTTATGTGGGCGATGGTATGTTTATGCATTTTCCAATTAAAGATGGGAAGTTACCAGCCCAAATGCCTGCTATCAATAGTTTCACCGATGAGCAAGCCAGAGCCTATGGAGAAAATGTCCTGAAATCAATCGATGATGCCAAATTAGTCATTATCACCAACAGACTTACAGGCTCCTATCCCCGAACTGACGAGCAAATGTCATACATCGAAGATTTTATCAGGTATTCAACGGAAACTGGCGCAAAGGTACTCCTAATCAACCAACCTCCTCTTTTGGCTATACCGCCCAAAAGACAGCTCACACCGCTTTTGATCTATTTTGGATATAGACCAAACGATGAAAACCAGTACATTGATGAATTCATGCCAAGTTCTGTAAACGCTTACAACAAGAGACTGTATAAAATGGCTGAAAAATATAAATCAGCTTCCGTCTTTAATTCTTACGATATTTATAAAAATCAACAGAAAGGAATTTGGGTAATTGATAAAAAGGACATTCTCTACCGAGACATTAATCACCTCAGCTACCAAGGGACTTTAAAAGCAAAGGAGGGGCTATACCGTCATATTAGCGGCTTATTGTCCCCCTCATCTTTGTATTCTAATAAGACAGTAACCCTAACCCCGCAATAATCTTACTTGACTTTGTTTGCTTAATAGGCAAAAATAACCATCAAAAAACCGAAGAGTATCAAACGTGACTCTTCGGTTTTTTGATGGTTACTGATGAAAATTTCTCAAACTTCAGTTAGGTACCTCTCCTACTCCTTAATGACCTTATACACTGTCCTTAGGCCAGATTGGTTGATATATACAAAATAGATCCCAGATGCATAACTGCTGATGTCCCAGTTGGAGGTCGACTCCTCAAGGGTTCTATTGACCATCAACACACCATTGGCATCATAGATACTGACTTCAACAGGTTCTTCTGCCGAGGCGCCTACTTCTAGCTGGAGCTTTCCTTGGGTAGGATTGGGATATACTTTAATGGTCGCAAGTTCTGCTGTTTGATCCACTCTTGCAGAGCTTTCTTCATTGGTAAGATTGGTCCTTAGCGCAGCAGTAGCAGCAGCATTTTCACTATCGGGTTCCATACCAAACATCAATTTGCCATAATAAAAAACGGCGATTTGCTCTTGAAGTACCCAGCCACTTTCAGAATGATTTGAATAATCGTTTTCCTGTTCAAAATCCGTCCAATCCGTCTTCGTTATCCGCACTTTTATTTCCTCGGTTTCACTCAATGGGGCTAGTTGGCCTAATGAGGCATCAAAGGTTATTTCCACATAATGGTCTGCAGTAGCGGTAGGTGCTCCAAGTGCCATAAAAGCACCGTGAAGATTTTCCTTTCCCAGCGCTGCATAATCCTTCCAAAACTTCAGGGCTCCCCCACCGTCTTTGGTAAACCAATAACGAATGCTAATACCTTCATAATCCAATGGCACGTTTCCAGTGTTTTTGAGATTAAAAGCCTTCTTGATAGTATTATCATTGGACGAATCATTCTTGGCCATTACCGCGGCATCTTGTTCCACAGAAACGGGCTGCGGCTCTTTCCCCCATATCAGATTGTCATCCGCATAAAGGGTAATCTTATCATGCACAATATAGGTAGAAGCAGGCGACATGGAGTAATCATTGGTTTCATCCATAACTGACCAGTCATCATCGTGGATGGCGGACTTGATCTCTCCTGAATTTCCATCGAGGGCTATTACATTTCCTTCGGCAAAACCATATTCCACATATCCAAAAGCACCTTCCCTCGGCTCATCTAGCATTATATAATCCATGGACACCTGTTCATTGCCCAAACTAGCATAATCAATTCTTGTTTGGATATCATTCATTTGTTCGGCAGTCAGCCAATACCTCGCTGTAATATTACCCAAATCAACTGCCATAGTATCCATATTGACCAGTTTTAGATAGGGTTTAATTTGGTTATTGGCAGGAGATGAAGCATCTCCATTTTTATAATGTACTTCGAGTTTTGGA from Echinicola soli encodes the following:
- a CDS encoding TonB-dependent receptor; amino-acid sequence: MKRIVLVLILLGIGQLVMAQSRGTINGYVKNEAGKPLPYASVILEGTSYGAASGEDGRFEFSAPAGSYTLDISAVGHATVYKRIIVQNGQSTALGTIILKETESELGEVTVTGERSEYKVDEPSGSLRLNEELIEVPQNIQVVTAQALKDQQVIDMSDGVLRNVSGATRLEHWGNLYARVNMRGSRAGAFRNGMNVTSNWGPLNEDMSFVETIEFVKGPAGFMMSNGEPSGIYNVVTKKPTGVSRGEVNLTMGSYDLYRGTLDLDGKLSKDGKLLYRLNVMGQTQNSFQDYTFTDRYSVAPVLSYQLDEKTKLTLEYVYQHVNMSNVGSAYVFSTEGYGIYDQSFTIAEPGLDPTKIDDHSVMANLQHDISDNWKVTAQLAYFNYQQEGSSMWLNSVDEEANLVRYVSIWDALNENAFGQVYVNGEVKTGAVNHRILAGFDVGTKEYIADWSQSHQLDSANGGYFNMNNPVYGVPVNGLPQFNRSKSLRQRANTTAITQSYSGFYVQDELGFFDNALRLTLAGRYTYVNQNSYGAVDEDSRITPRVGLSYSIDDQTSVYALYDQAFVPQTGVLKSGDPVKPITGNNVEFGAKREFFNGKWSTGLSLYRIFKNNQMVSDPENPTAQYSLLTQTTTQGVEFDARGEIIPGLIVTANYAYTDSEITDDERTGEFSQVGSPVPGFAKHIANGWLTYSIQNGVLEGFGVSAGFTYQADRTTWNWPGDNQLALPNYFKLDGGLSWENENLTIRANVFNILNEYLYSGSAYAAYYYYQAEAPRNARLSVGFKF
- a CDS encoding acyltransferase family protein, with protein sequence MSSIKYRPEIDGLRSIAVVPVILFHLGLSWITGGFYGVDVFFVISGYLITSIIVKNLDSGKFTFQDFWLRRVRRIMPALIGVILFCFLVFPFLIYEGDIKYMVLDGFAALFSVANFNAYINLGDYWGGRAETSFFLHAWSLSVEEQFYLAYPLILFLLHKWGQPFLKWVIAIVILSFGLYCYGVFFEMKAFPFNALSSNSVTFYMIPSRAWELGIGCITALLVKAGHREKYDQKTKAICSLIGLMLIVSSYLIPTDGDVSLIALLPTVGTGLFIFFANNEVFAGKILSNKPIVFIGKISYSLYLWHWPFCVLFHKYLSIKYAISETVSSVLIILLTTIFSILSYYLIEERTHHYNNAAKLVGGLAITILCFGGLYMQVIFKDLQAPFNYVDHYFNYYSINPELFHKRSDSIEVDDKDMKVNHYLTSRKSPEYNKGGLIIGNPEIENPEIVVIGDSHGCGWGKVLNEISDSLKTKTTFYVGDGMFMHFPIKDGKLPAQMPAINSFTDEQARAYGENVLKSIDDAKLVIITNRLTGSYPRTDEQMSYIEDFIRYSTETGAKVLLINQPPLLAIPPKRQLTPLLIYFGYRPNDENQYIDEFMPSSVNAYNKRLYKMAEKYKSASVFNSYDIYKNQQKGIWVIDKKDILYRDINHLSYQGTLKAKEGLYRHISGLLSPSSLYSNKTVTLTPQ
- a CDS encoding ATP-binding protein, which translates into the protein MSKNNFNKQDNTAKLKLLSLVSHEIRTPLHGIIGLTEQLQDTPLSDDQKSLVDHLIHTERILMNLINDVLDYSKLKSAAFDIKLKPASVHTILDELKTLFAPLAAQKSLDLEVNIEVGAEYVLVDNLRLKQVLSNLINNALKFTDSGYIRLECKQTTSTNSDGHPMFRFTVEDSGSGIPEGKETSIFEAYGHSSESHNKNGTGLGLAISNMILNNLGSELHLSKPSASDTGAIFYFDLAMEPTETAPHTKKEQLTHQFEGTRALLVDDDPLVQKITTAMLEKEGISVKTSLSFKSALDCLSQVQPELIFIDLVLGETDGAELLGYLKESGIHSASFICMTASENSKDEILKLGFDAVLRKPFNRRALTRVLSQLSK
- a CDS encoding DUF4198 domain-containing protein codes for the protein MKTKFSILFALAIFANLGLATAHALWIETAVDGKKGKEQQVKIFYGEYGEGVIEKVDDWYSDVKEFELWLIDPQGNKTLLETSPSSDHFNASFTPSMDGVYRLQIGHSAKDLGGEYIYQFNTASQVWVGKAKETSVEGPKTDLALVMTSPDKGGLKNPLHFKVLFKGEAKEGVTVAVDGPTGWSKEYTTDTNGEIVVETPWKGQYIVEAVDTEETSGEHFGASYEFIWRCATQSIKK
- a CDS encoding DUF6686 family protein gives rise to the protein MNYCNPEVILMKNNFILTRCEHCGRIGLMYGQCMLSFSKVDFTGFCRYIDDLSFEGDHSPFYDGVDRIVIETYHMDIQFTLMEEEFYRLKSCLSDAQVQFQIEDLLKK